The segment GCTCAGATACAGCCCATCGTCCGCCTGCAATGCAATTGCGATATAGCCCGAAGAAGACATGATCCACTCCTGTCAAAGTTTGCTTCAACACGTCGGATTTTCATGCATCGGATTGAACCGCCCTGCCTGGCTCGAACCGGCCTGATTCGAGCCATTCTGAGCATAGCTTACAAAGTTTAATTTGCAAATATGGAATCGCAAAATTGAATTAACCGAGCCACCCGCCGAGATATTTTTCCACTACTGAATAATTCAACCAATCTATTAATTTGAATAATTCAGTCATTTATCCAGCAGAATTTCGTCGATCGACCTGATCGAGCGATTCGGCCAGCCGCATCCGCAGGACGCGGCACGGGCCGCCGGGCCCGCGCCGCCCCACCCTGCTTACTTCGCGATGGTCACGCCCGTCGTCGGGCACGTGCCCTGCGTGCTGCCGTCGGTCACGAGCGACGCGGCGCTCGGGAACTGCGCGGTCGCGTCCGTCTTCACCGCGATCCACGCCTCGGTGAAATAGCTGACGCCGTTCGCCTTCGTGCATTTCAGCGACACCGCGCTGCGCGTGTTGCTGCCGAACGCGCCTTCGAACGCGGTCAGCAGCTGGTTGCGGGTCACGGTCCGGCCCGCGTTCGCCTGCAGGAACGCGTTGAACGACGTGTTGCCGAGGCGGCTGATCATGCCGGCCGCCTGGTTCCAGTATGCATCGGGCGACGCCGCGTTCGAGCAGGTGCCGTGCTTGAACCACTCGTGCTTGTCGAGACACGACGCGACGCCCGGCATGTAGGTCGACAGCGTGTTGCGGGTCGCGGCGCTGACCGGATATGCGTCCATGCTGCACCACTGGTGGCTGTTGTCGAGATCGATGTCGCTCTGCGGCACGCCGCAGAAGAACGGCTGGTTGCCGTCGTAGCTGTTCGGCCACAGCCCGTGCAGCGACAGGCTGGTCGCCGCATACGAGCCGGCGAGGTTCGAGCACTCCGGCGTGGCATGCGTCGCGCAGAAGCCCGGCTCCCACGAGGAGGCAAGCAGCAGGTAGTCGTAGCTGGTCTGCGCGCCGGCGTGCATCGAGGCGGCAGTAACGGCGAGCGCGGTCGCGGCGCGGATGAGCGTCTTGAGCATGGGGATTCCCTCGGAAAGGACTCGCGGTCGCGGGATGCGCCGCGAGATTGTCGTACGGCTGAACGCGATTGTTGCCGCAACAACATGGCACGAATATGAATGCCGCGCTGTCCCGCCCGAGCGCCGATTCCAGCGGCTACCGGTAACCGATTGCGTCACGCAGGGTGGCGCATGGCGGCACCGCCGCGCCGCGGTTCGACAAGGTCCGGCAATTGCGCCAGAATCGTCGGCTCCGAGGGCGAAAGCCCCTTTTAACCGCGCAAGACGGAACAACAACCGATGAAAACCTCGATGATGCGCCGGCGCCTGCTGGCCGCCGGCATGGTTGCGAGCAGCCTCGCGCTGTCCGGCTGTTTCACGAAGGACCTGTACGAAAAGAAAGACAAGGACTACGTCGAATCCGTGTCCGCCTTCCTGATCACCGAGGACGGCAAGCAGCTGGTGGTGCTGGGCGATCGCTACCACTACATCTTCGCGCTGCCGGACAAGCTGCGGCCGGTGCTGATGTCCGGCTACCGGAAATCGCTGCGCTCGTCGTTCGACCGCTTCAAGGTGGACGGCAGCGCCGTGACGGGCCACTACCGCACCGTGCTGCCGCCCGACGCGTCCGCGGAGGACCGGCAGGCGGCCGTCGCCGACGGTTTCACGGAAGCAAAGAACGGCCTCGCGTTCGACGGCGAGATCAGCGGCAAGCGCTACAGCGCCGACGGCTTCGCGCAGATGCAGAAGACCGCCGCCCAGCCGTTCAACAAGCCGTACCGCGTCTGGATCCACGAACCGCTGTCCGCGTTCGACAAGGGCCTCCGGTTGCTGGCCACGCCCGTGACCGTCGCGGCCGACGGCGTGCTGGTGCTGGGCGGCGTCGTGCTGCTGCCGTTCGCGCTCGTCGCGATCGAGGCGCAAGGCGGACTCCACATCCCCTGATCGTTCGCCACGCCCGCACCGGAGCCTCCACATGACCGCCTCGCCGCTTCACACTCCGCCGCTCGGCCCGCTGCTGAAACGCTGGCGGCTCCTGCGCCGCGTGAAGCAGAGCCACGCGGCCGAGCTGTTCGGCGTCGCGCAATCGACGATTTCCCGCTGGGAAG is part of the Burkholderia ubonensis subsp. mesacidophila genome and harbors:
- a CDS encoding ribonuclease T2, whose amino-acid sequence is MLKTLIRAATALAVTAASMHAGAQTSYDYLLLASSWEPGFCATHATPECSNLAGSYAATSLSLHGLWPNSYDGNQPFFCGVPQSDIDLDNSHQWCSMDAYPVSAATRNTLSTYMPGVASCLDKHEWFKHGTCSNAASPDAYWNQAAGMISRLGNTSFNAFLQANAGRTVTRNQLLTAFEGAFGSNTRSAVSLKCTKANGVSYFTEAWIAVKTDATAQFPSAASLVTDGSTQGTCPTTGVTIAK